One Littorina saxatilis isolate snail1 linkage group LG1, US_GU_Lsax_2.0, whole genome shotgun sequence genomic window carries:
- the LOC138972134 gene encoding protein unc-93 homolog A-like, with the protein MAAPEEEDKPKRVNFRQELLRYQSFRNQQEVYTSDEELPEHNKTHSIWRNFVSQCSASFLAVFAVIPSRNLQTSIHSANDLGKISLCCMYGSYIIGCFLTGFILNRFKAKCLLLSSLFFHILYSVANVIPSAFTLLPASVLVGLCQPAFWRVQDCLLLGYGLRYSTMAAMPPQQALRLFQTVTIITVHSAQILGNLLSSGLISASDFHCEEEWEGGPGHHYHHHHNGHHNGSTSHLTHQHGAKGKSHRDEKWTYTLPFIPIQTRRSADGSPPVNFYQLLTLIYLCMSVIAMGAVLIFFESPDVTLQRKAPGWREKLKHVQTCLTDPRWLLIWFAATYIGFAQGIIISDISKQGCCHLSAPGER; encoded by the exons ATGGCTGCTCCGGAAGAAGAAGATAAACCCAAAAGAGTCAACTTCCGACAGGAGCTGCTGCGCTACCAGAGCTTCCGGAACCAACAGGAAGTGTACACCTCGGACGAGGAACTTCCGGAACACAACAAAACCCACAGTATTTGGAGAAATTTCGTGTCCCAGTGCTCAGCCAGTTTCTTGGCTGTGTTCGCTGTCATTCCTTCCAGGAATCTGCAGACGAGTATCCATTCTGCGAATGACCTGGGAAAGATATCCCTGTGTTGTATGTACGGCTCTTACATTATTGGGTGCTTCCTGACAGGGTTTATCCTCAACAGATTCAAAGCGAAATGTCTGCTACTCTCCTCTCTGTTTTTCCACATCCTCTACTCCGTCGCGAACGTCATTCCTTCAGCGTTCACGCTACTCCCGGCTTCGGTTCTGGTGGGGCTGTGTCAACCAGCCTTCTGGCGCGTGCAGGATTGTCTGTTGCTGGGCTACGGGTTGAGGTACTCAACCATGGCGGCCATGCCTCCCCAGCAGGCTCTGAGACTGTTCCAGACCGTCACCATCATCACGGTCCACTCAGCGCAGATTCTGGGCAACCTTCTCAGCTCGGGGCTCATCTCAGCCTCGGACTTTCACTGCGAAGAAGAGTGGGAGGGAGGCCCCGggcaccactaccaccaccaccacaacggTCACCACAACGGCTCCACCTCCCACCTGACTCACCAGCACGGAGCCAAAGGGAAGAGCCACCGCGACGAGAAGTGGACCTACACTCTCCCGTTCATCCCCATACAGACACGGCGATCTGCGGATGGGTCACCTCCGGTCAACTTTTACCAGCTGCTGACGTTGATCTATCTGTGTATGAGCGTCATCGCTATGGGGGCTGTGCTCATCTTCTTCGAGTCCCCTGACGTCACGCTGCAGCGCAAAGCGCCCGGATGGAGGGAGAAGCTGAAACATGTGCAGACGTGCTTGACTGATCCAAGATGGCTGCTAATCTGGTTCGCTGCGACGTACATCGGGTTTGCCCAAGGCATCATTATCAGCGACATTTCCAAG CAAGGCTGCTGTCACCTGTCCGCACCGGGAGAGCGCTAG